Genomic segment of Acidimicrobiales bacterium:
GGACCTGCTCGCCCTCCCCGAGGAGGAGGCGATGACCAAGGTCACGCTCCTCGGTGCGCCGGCGTTCGCCCCGCCCGGTGAGGGCGACTACAAGGTCGCCGACCTGGAGCCGGGCGACTACATCGCCGTGTGCTTCATCCCTACCGGGATGACCGGTGACGACGGCCCGCCCCCCGAGGGGCCGCCGCACTTCACCCACGGCATGTTCGCCGAGTTCACGGTCACCTGATCCGGCGGGAACCCACAGCTGCCCTCGGAGCCGCCCCCTGGCTCCGGGGGCAGCGCCGCGCCCGTGGGGATGGTCGTCGCCGCGCTGCTGCTCACCGCAGCGGTGCTCGTCGGCCAGCCGACCACGGCCGGCGCCGAGACCGAGTACCGCAAGGGGCCCGACCCGACCGAGGCGAGCGTCACCGCCCCGCTCGGGACCTTCGCCACCGCGTCGACCACCGTGCCGGCGAGCGTCGCCGGCTTCGGGGGCGGCGTCATCCACTACCCGACCGACACCGGCCAGGGCACCTTCGGCGCCGTGGCCGTCGCCCCGGGCTTCCTGGGGAGCAGCGCCAACTACACCTGGATGGGGCCGCGCCTGGCGTCGCAGGGGTTCGTGGTGTTCCTCATCGACACCGACGCCCGGCTCGACCAGCCGCCGAGCCGGGGCGCCCAGCTGCTCGCCGCGCTCGACTACCTGGTCAACAGCAGCTCGGTGCGCACCCGCATCGACGCCAGTCGCCTCGCCGTGGCCGGCCACTCGATGGGCGGCGGTGGCACGCTGGAGGCGGCGAAGGCCCGGCCCGGCCTGCAGGCGGCCATCCCGCTGCAGCCGTGGCACACCGACAAGTCCTGGCCCGAGGTGCAGGTGCCGACCATGATCATCGGCGCCGAGGCCGACGCGACCGCCCCGGTGGCCAACCACTCGGAGCCCTTCTACCAGAGCATCCCGGGCACCACCGAGAAGGCGTACCTGGAGCTCAACGACGCCGAGCACCGGGTCGGCACCACCGGTGACACCACCCAGGCGAAGTTCATGATCGTGTGGCTCAAGCGCTACGTCGACAACGACACCCGCTACGAGCAGTTCATGTGCCCGCCGCCGTCGCCGAGCGCGGCCATCGAGGAGTACCGCCACACCTGCCCTGGCTAGGGCCGTTGTTAGGGTGACCCCCGTGCCAGGGCCGAGAACGCGGGACGCGCTGCTCGAACAGGGCGCCCTGCTCTTCGCCCGGCACGGGGTCGCCCGGGTCACCGCTCGCCAGCTCCACGAGGCGGTCGGGGCGCGCAACGAGTCGGCGCTCCACTACCACTTCGGCAACATCGACGGGCTGGTCGCCGAGATCGTGCGGCACCACGTCGCCGAGGTCGAGGTGCGGCGGGCGCCGCTGGTGGACGCCATCGTCGACGCCGGCCTGACGGACGACCTGCGGGCGCTCGTGCGGGCGCTGGCGGTCCCGATGTCCGAGGACCTGGACACGCCGATCGGCCGGGCCCACCTCCGGATCGTCGCCCAGGTGAGCCACCCGGCGCT
This window contains:
- a CDS encoding dienelactone hydrolase family protein codes for the protein MVVAALLLTAAVLVGQPTTAGAETEYRKGPDPTEASVTAPLGTFATASTTVPASVAGFGGGVIHYPTDTGQGTFGAVAVAPGFLGSSANYTWMGPRLASQGFVVFLIDTDARLDQPPSRGAQLLAALDYLVNSSSVRTRIDASRLAVAGHSMGGGGTLEAAKARPGLQAAIPLQPWHTDKSWPEVQVPTMIIGAEADATAPVANHSEPFYQSIPGTTEKAYLELNDAEHRVGTTGDTTQAKFMIVWLKRYVDNDTRYEQFMCPPPSPSAAIEEYRHTCPG
- a CDS encoding TetR/AcrR family transcriptional regulator; protein product: MPGPRTRDALLEQGALLFARHGVARVTARQLHEAVGARNESALHYHFGNIDGLVAEIVRHHVAEVEVRRAPLVDAIVDAGLTDDLRALVRALAVPMSEDLDTPIGRAHLRIVAQVSHPALAYEMPFRVSEAPAGTAVVRWLWHALDALPDAIRTERLALLRAQLISGFGLRAQLLDDQPSADEPAPVPTPLFVENLVDVIVAGLRVDPSAEALAVTPRRRRTAHP